The bacterium region AATGAGAGCTGCCCCAGGGTGGGGCTAACGAAATCCACGTCGCTCGCCTCCGTCACAGTATACTCCCGGTGTTTCCTGCTAAACAAGCCACATGGGCGCGGCGGGACCGAGGGCTCGGCACCCTCAGGCGACCTTCAGTATCCTCCGGCCCAGCCTGGCGGCCGTGATCGCCACAAGCCCGGCGCCGGCGGCCACGGCCAGCGGCGCGCCTATGACCGCGGCAGCGCTCGCAGTCACCATCGCCCCCACGGAGGGCAGCCCGACGTTTGCGATCGCCCACACGCTCATCACGCGGCCGCGAAGTGCATCGGTGGCGGATACCTGCATCGTGGTGGACATCGTCGCGATGAGCGTTATCGTGGCTGCGCCCAGCACTACCAGCACCGGGATTGAGAGCGCGATCCACCGCGAGGAGGCAAACGCGGCGAGCAGCGCGGCGAAGATCAGGGCCGTCCTGACGATCGTCCTTCCCCGGTGGCCGCCGGCGCCGCTTGCGGCCAGCACGGTGGCTCCGACGACCACGCCGACCCCCGGCGCCGCGGTGAGATAGCCCAGCCCCCGCGCGTCGGTGTGGAGGATATCCCGAGCGAAGACCGGCATGAGCGTGATGTAGGAGCGGCCGAAGACCCCTGCGACCGTGATTAGAACGAGCAGGGAGCGCAACGCCGGCTGGCTCCACACGAACCGGAGGCCGTCGGTCACAGATCCAAACAGCGAGGAGTCGGTCCTGGCTTGACGCGGTACCGTGCAGATGAAGGAGAGGGCGACCACATTGATAAGGAAGGTGAGGGAGTTCAGCGCGAAGAGCGCGTAGATGCGGTCGCTGCCCAGCACGCCGAGGATGACCCCGGCGAGCGCCGGGCCGAAGAACCCGCCCAACTGGTAGGTTGACTGAAACAGCGAGACGGCGCTCAGCAGGTGTCTGCGATCCACCAGGTCGGGAATCGTGGCGTGCCGCGCCGGGCCCTCGAACGCCAGCACAATGCCCTGGAACAGGCTGAACGCCGCCAGGTGCCAGGCCGTGACAGCGCCAATGTAGGTGAGCCCAGCCAGCGCACCCGCGGCAACGGCCATGGCAAGCTGCATGCCCCGGATGAGACTGAGCCGATGGATTCGGTCGGCGAGGGCGCCCCCGAAGAGCGGCAGGACCACCATCGGCAGGGCAAAGGCCAGGCTTGATGCACCCAGCCAGACCGGGGTGTTGGTCAGCTGGTAGAGCAGCCACCCCTGTCCCACCGACTGCATCCAGGTGCCCGTGTGTGATACCAGCAGGCCGATCCAGAAGATGGCAAACGGTCCTGATCGCAGCGCGGCGAACCTTGGGGAAGGCTGCTCTTCCTGATCGTCCGGCATCTACAGGTCGCGGCGGCCTTCGAGCGCACGCGCCAGGGTAACCTCGTCGGCGTACTCGAGATCTCCACCAACCGGTAGGCCGTGGGCGATCCGCGTCACCCTCACTCCCAGCGGCTTGAGCAAACGCGCCAGGTAGAATGCCGTGGCCTCGCCCTCGACACGCGGGTTGGTGGCGACGATGACCTCGGTCACCCCACCTTCCTGCACCCGGGACAGCAGCTCGGCGATCTTCAGTTCGTCGGGGCCGACGCCGTCCAGCGGCGAGATCGCGCCCCCCAGCACGTGGTAGCGCCCGCGGAACTCACGGGTGCGCTCCAACGCGATGACGTCGCGCGGGTCCTCGACAACGCACAGCACCGCGCCGCTGCGGGAGGGGTTGGAGCAGATTGCGCACGGGTCGGTGTCGGTGATGCCGAAGCAGACCGAGCAGGATCGCATGCCGGC contains the following coding sequences:
- a CDS encoding MFS transporter, with amino-acid sequence MPDDQEEQPSPRFAALRSGPFAIFWIGLLVSHTGTWMQSVGQGWLLYQLTNTPVWLGASSLAFALPMVVLPLFGGALADRIHRLSLIRGMQLAMAVAAGALAGLTYIGAVTAWHLAAFSLFQGIVLAFEGPARHATIPDLVDRRHLLSAVSLFQSTYQLGGFFGPALAGVILGVLGSDRIYALFALNSLTFLINVVALSFICTVPRQARTDSSLFGSVTDGLRFVWSQPALRSLLVLITVAGVFGRSYITLMPVFARDILHTDARGLGYLTAAPGVGVVVGATVLAASGAGGHRGRTIVRTALIFAALLAAFASSRWIALSIPVLVVLGAATITLIATMSTTMQVSATDALRGRVMSVWAIANVGLPSVGAMVTASAAAVIGAPLAVAAGAGLVAITAARLGRRILKVA
- the recR gene encoding recombination mediator RecR; protein product: MMDYPVPLARLIDELSKMPTVGPRTAQRLAFYIMRLTTEEAQSLVDAILGVKAGMRSCSVCFGITDTDPCAICSNPSRSGAVLCVVEDPRDVIALERTREFRGRYHVLGGAISPLDGVGPDELKIAELLSRVQEGGVTEVIVATNPRVEGEATAFYLARLLKPLGVRVTRIAHGLPVGGDLEYADEVTLARALEGRRDL